One Vigna unguiculata cultivar IT97K-499-35 chromosome 7, ASM411807v1, whole genome shotgun sequence genomic region harbors:
- the LOC114191089 gene encoding MDIS1-interacting receptor like kinase 1-like, with translation MQLKTQFFFYFCCMCCFSYGFAAAENDEASALLSIKAGLIDPFNSLLDWKLLDKAKGKGAAHCNWTGVQCNSGGEVESLDLSRMNLSGIVSNQIQRLESLTSLNLCCNQFSSSLSSIPNLTTLKTLDVSQNFFTGHFPLGLGKALGLMTLNASSNNFSGFLPEDLGNVSSLETLDFRGSFFEGSVPKSFGNLHRLKFLGLSGNNLTGEIPGELGQLSSLECMIIGYNEFEGGIPAEFGNLTKLKYLDLAEGNLGGEIPAELGKLKLLNTVFLYKNKLEGNIPPTIGTMTSLVQLDLSDNMLSGNIPAEISELKNLQLLNFMRNRLSGPVPSGLGDLPQLEVLELWNNSLSGSLPRNLGKNSPLQWLDVSSNLLSGEIPETLCTKGYLTKLILFNNAFVGPIPASLSTCPSIVRVRIQNNFLSGTIPVGLGKLRKLQRLELANNSLTGGIPNDIGSSTSLSFIDFSTNNLHSSLPSTIISLPNLQTLIVSNNNLRGEIPDEFQDCPSLGVLDLSSNGLSGGIPASLASCQKLVNLNLQNNQLTGEIPKALASMPTLAILDLANNSLSGQIPGNFGSSPALETFNVSHNKLQGPVPENGVLRTINPNDLAGNAGLCGAVLPPCGQISAYPSRRGSTYAKHIIVGWIIGISSILAIGVTTVVARCLYIRWYTEGLCFQERFYKGRKGWPWRLMAFQRLDFTSSDILSCIKDTNMIGMGATGIVYKAEIPQSSTIVAVKKLWRSGSDIEVGSSDELVGEVNLLGRLRHRNIVRLLGFLYNDADVMIVYEFMHNGNLGDALHGKQAGRLLVDWVSRYNIALGIAEGLVYLHHDCHPPVIHRDIKSNNILLDANLEARIADFGLAKMMLRKNETVSMIAGSYGYIAPEYGYSLKVDEKIDIYSYGVVLLELLTGKRPLDPEFGESIDIVGWIRRKIDKKSPHEALDPSVGNCKYVQEEMLLVLKIALLCTAKFPKDRPSMRDVIMMLGEAKPRRKSGRSSETFSANKEIPATIRTPPVNGLL, from the exons ATGCAGCTGAAAACTCAGTTTTTCTTCTACTTCTGTTGCATGTGCTGTTTCTCATATGGCTTTGCAGCTGCAGAAAATGATGAAGCTTCTGCTTTACTTTCTATAAAAGCAGGTCTGATTGATCCATTCAATAGCCTTCTTGATTGGAAATTGTTGGACAAAGCAAAAGGGAAGGGTGCAGCTCATTGTAACTGGACTGGTGTCCAGTGCAACTCAGGTGGAGAAGTAGAGAGCCTTGATCTCTCCCGCATGAATCTGAGTGGAATTGTGTCCAATCAGATACAAAGGCTAGAGAGTCTTACTTCTCTCAACTTGTGTTGCAACCAATTTTCCTCTTCATTATCATCCATACCCAATCTCACCACACTGAAGACTCTTGATGTGAGCCAGAATTTCTTCACTGGTCACTTTCCATTAGGCCTTGGAAAGGCATTGGGACTTATGACCTTAAATGCATCCAGCAACAATTTCTCTGGCTTTCTTCCTGAGGATCTGGGAAATGTCTCTTCCTTGGAGACTTTGGATTTCAGAGGCAGCTTCTTTGAAGGGTCAGTTCCAAAATCCTTCGGTAATTTGCACAGGCTGAAGTTCCTCGGTTTATCTGGGAATAATCTCACTGGAGAAATCCCCGGAGAGTTGGGCCAACTTTCATCACTGGAGTGCATGATCATTGGATACAATGAATTTGAAGGTGGTATTCCAGCCGAGTTTGGAAATCTGACCAAGTTAAAGTATCTTGATTTAGCAGAAGGCAATCTTGGTGGTGAAATTCCAGCCGAGTTGGGAAAGCTCAAGCTGTTGAATACAGTTTTCTTgtacaaaaacaaattagaagGCAATATTCCACCGACAATTGGCACCATGACTTCATTGGTGCAGCTGGATCTCTCAGACAACATGTTATCAGGAAATATACCGGCCGAAATAAGTGAGCTGAAGAATTTACAGCTTCTGAACTTCATGCGTAACCGGCTATCTGGTCCTGTGCCTTCTGGCCTTGGAGACTTGCCTCAACTTGAGGTTCTTGAGCTATGGAACAATTCCTTGTCAGGGTCATTGCCTAGAAACCTTGGCAAGAATTCACCGTTGCAGTGGTTGGATGTATCATCTAATTTGCTCTCTGGTGAGATTCCGGAAACTCTTTGCACCAAAGGCTATCTCACCAAGCTCATACTTTTCAATAATGCCTTCGTGGGTCCAATTCCAGCAAGCCTATCAACATGTCCTTCGATTGTCCGTGTTCGAATTCAGAACAATTTTCTTTCTGGGACAATTCCTGTGGGCCTTGGTAAGCTTAGGAAGCTTCAGAGGTTAGAATTAGCAAACAATAGTCTCACCGGTGGAATTCCTAATGACATTGGTTCTTCTACATCCCTTTCTTTCATTGATTTTTCCACAAACAATCTCCACTCTTCTCTTCCTTCAACCATTATTTCCCTTCCAaatcttcaaactttaattGTCTCGAACAACAACTTGAGAGGTGAAATCCCAGACGAATTCCAGGATTGTCCCTCACTAGGTGTCCTTGATCTCTCATCGAATGGACTCTCTGGAGGCATTCCAGCAAGCCTTGCATCATGCCAGAAATTGGTAAACTTGAACCTACAGAACAACCAATTGACGGGTGAAATCCCAAAAGCATTAGCCAGCATGCCTACATTGGCCATTCTTGATCTTGCCAACAACTCTCTGAGTGGTCAAATACCTGGAAACTTTGGTAGTTCTCCAGCTCTGGAAACATTCAACGTCTCGCACAACAAGCTACAAGGTCCTGTCCCAGAAAACGGAGTGCTAAGAACAATAAACCCAAATGATCTTGCGGGGAATGCCGGGTTATGTGGTGCTGTCCTCCCCCCATGTGGCCAAATCTCTGCATATCCGTCAAGGCGTGGGAGCACATATGCAAAGCACATTATTGTAGGATGGATCATTGGAATATCATCAATACTAGCCATTGGGGTTACAACTGTGGTAGCAAGATGTTTATACATAAGGTGGTACACTGAGGGATTGTGCTTCCAGGAAAGATTTTATAAGGGTAGGAAGGGGTGGCCATGGAGATTGATGGCCTTTCAGAGGCTTGATTTTACAAGTAGTGACATTTTATCTTGCATCAAGGATACAAATATGATTGGTATGGGAGCGACTGGGATTGTCTACAAGGCTGAGATACCACAATCTAGTACAATCGTGGCTGTGAAGAAGTTGTGGAGATCAGGATCTGATATCGAAGTAGGAAGCAGTGATGAGCTTGTTGGTGAGGTGAATCTTTTAGGGAGGTTAAGGCATAGGAACATTGTAAGACTATTGGGATTTCTTTACAATGACGCTGATGTGATGATAGTTTATGAATTTATGCACAATGGAAACCTTGGAGATGCCCTGCATGGTAAACAAGCTGGGAGATTACTTGTAGACTGGGTTTCCCGATATAACATAGCTCTAGGAATTGCAGAAGGACTTGTTTATCTTCATCATGATTGTCATCCACCTGTTATCCATCGAGACATTAAGTCAAATAATATACTGCTTGATGCAAATCTTGAGGCAAGGATAGCAGATTTTGGGTTGGCCAAGATGATGCTCCGGAAGAATGAAACAGTCTCCATGATTGCTGGATCTTATGGATACATTGCCCCTG AATATGGATACTCCTTGAAAGTGGATGAAAAGATTGACATTTACAGTTATGGAGTGGTTCTGTTGGAGCTTCTGACTGGAAAGCGGCCCTTAGATCCCGAGTTTGGTGAATCTATAGACATAGTAGGGTGGATTAGAAGGAAGATAGACAAAAAATCTCCCCATGAAGCATTAGACCCAAGTGTAGGAAACTGTAAGTATGTTCAAGAAGAGATGCTTTTAGTTCTCAAGATAGCACTTCTATGCACTGCCAAGTTCCCCAAGGACAGACCCTCCATGAGGGATGTTATAATGATGCTTGGAGAGGCAAAGCCTAGGAGAAAAAGTGGCAGAAGCAGTGAAACATTTTCGGCTAACAAGGAAATCCCAGCTACTATTAGGACACCACCAGTTAATGGCCTTCTTTAG